Genomic window (Gasterosteus aculeatus chromosome 1, fGasAcu3.hap1.1, whole genome shotgun sequence):
TGGAGGGGTCTGCAGTTTCGTTGTGGGTGATCTCAGCCAGCATTGGGTGGAAGGAGTCAGAGTCTGGAAATGGTGAAGAGGGTGATAGATATGAATGTCAGTATAGCGAGTCACTGACCGGCTCCTGGGGAGCGCAGGGCCTTtctaaaaaaattaaacaatgtTAACTAATAGAAAGTTAGAGGCCTCTGAAAAGGAGGTGCTTGGTGCCCtccaacaaagacacaacaacatTTTTCAACAATTCACTGTaattccgtgaatattttttgccCTCACCTTCAGTCCTCTCTGGGCCCAGGTCCATTGACATCGATTGGTCCTGCGCTGTCTGGGGATGTGGATGCTCAGCAGGGGCCGAGGCACCGTGTGACGAGGGTTCAGGAGGAAACACCGGGTAGGACGGCACACCGGCCTCCGTTGAGACACCAAGATCCACGTGTGTCCTTTCATCTACAAAAACAGCAGAGTGGTTGATGACAAACTCGCACCGCGAGCAGAGGAATTTGATTAGGACGGACATGCATTGCAGTTTAAAAGCTGGGATTCTTCTGCCATAAAGTTGGATTTTATCCAGACCAATGTCAGAGAGGTCTACCCTCTGCATCTCAATAGTTTTGTTTTAGCTTCTTAGCAACAACATAAAGGAGACAAAGATCCTTTTGTAAGTAGGATTAAAAAGAGAACAGCTTCCAAATGTTAATAAATATTAACAAGCACGTGGTAAGCAAAATTCACAGAAACATAATATCTCATGAATGGAGGTTTGAATCAGACTAAGCTTAAATATATCTACAAAATAGTAATCAGCCTAAGGAAGTAGATTTAACAGAGTTAATTCGATTTTATGAAACTGTGTGCATCGATGAGTCATCTGTTCATCATTAATGGTTTATCAATAAAACATTGTAAAGATGATAAATAGCCGTCATAAAATTACTATTTTGAAAAGGTGCAGTCTGGTCTTTCGTTTATTAGCAATTTGAGACCTCGCAACCCTCCGCCCTTCaattgccacacacacacacacacacacacacacacacacacacacacacacacacacacacacacacacacacacacacacacacacacacacacacacacacacacacacacacacacacacacacacacacacacacacacacacacacacacacacacacacacacacacacacacacacacaccggagctTTCGCTGTGCTGGCCAGAAGACTCATCCTGCTCCACAACCAGCGGCCTCATCTGGCTCTCCTCCGGACCTCCATCCAGCCCCGTGGTCGCCTGCTCCGATGCCACCCGACCAGTCAGGTAGTCGGCGTAAAAGTCCTGCCCGCCGCTCGGCCAGTGGGAGCTGGGCTGATGGGAGAGTCGACTGATCATGCGGCTCAACGTGGAATCCCATCTGCCTTGATCAAAGCTCACCGAAGCCGACGGGCCTGGTAGCTGACAAATCATGGAGGAGTGAGCGGACGGTAGACCGACCAGCAGCTGCATGGCTGAGTCCCTCTGCTCGGCGGCGAGGCAGGACGACTGGTCCGCCAGCTGGCCAATCAGAGGTCTAAAAGAGTCCTGATCCTGGTACTCAGCGATTGACGGGTCCTCTCCCGAGAAGTGCTCCAGGATCGGATCTGTTGTGGGTTGTGAATCACTGACCAGGCCTCGCTTCTGAACTTCCTCTGTGTCTGATGGAAGAGACCGGCGGGAATAAGAGCTTtcatcctcccctctcctctccgtgACTCCAGCCAAAGTCTGCTGTGACACCGAAGAGGCTGGTTGCTCCGTGTACGAGCCTTCGCTATCTGCAGaccaacgagagagagagagaaaacaagacgCAGACTTTAGGTTAAAAGAAATCATGTGCTGCCAGTAAATTTGgcctattcaaaataaaacacattggtTGCCATGACAAATTTTGATACCTTTCACATATATATTGGGGAACAAAGGCCATTGCAGATACTGATCACTCACTGAGCTCAGTTCAAGTGTAGAAGCCCTCATGGAATGTATTTTATACTGCCCCTAATACTTTATGTCGAGGTAGATCATAGCTCGGTGCACACATGCAAATGCAGGCTGGCCTGCGCGTtgtcatttccaaatgtttcaaACCCCACCACAAGCAGACGTAGTAGGATGAAGCATTCATTCAAATATTCAGAAGGCAACGCAGCCAACACTAGCATGCTGATATCTGTCATGCTGAGAATGAGAGTGACAGAAGCCTTGAAACGCATCGTATTACCTGTGGTTCGGCCAGCAGCGCTGAGGGAGATGTTTAGCTCCCTGGTGTATTTGTCTATAATATGCTGGATGCTGCTGTCGTTAAACAGAGAGTCCACAGCCAGACCAGAACGGCTTGCGGCCGAGCTGTCGATGATACAGGAGCTGTGAGCGGACGGCGATGAGATATGGAGTGAATATCCTCCCCGTCCTGGCTCAGCACAATGTCTGAGCGATGGGGATTTATCTATGGAAGAGGTGTGGGAGAACAAGAGGAATATGTATTTAGGCTGGTTTGTACAGCGTATGGATCACGTGTAGAGCATCTCATTAGGCTTAAATTTGAttgaaagatttttttaaatgtagagtATGAGGTACTTGTCTAGAGTCAGTGTGCTACAGTAGATGGAGCACCAGCACAGGATCAAAGAAATGTACTGCTGTAGATTGGACACACGTCAAATTGCAATTTAGAAACGTAACAGTAACATCTAGAGCACTAGACTTTACGTTAGTACTTTAGGGCCTAAAGTACTAGTTAGTACTTATTAGGAATAAAGTACTAGTTAGTACTTTAGGGCCCAAAGTACTAACGCTTTTGCGTATTTGTACTTGCACGTTAAAGCATGCCAAGGTTTCTACAACCATGAGATAACACACAGACTATTTACAAGTGCCTCATACAACCCTGTTTGAAAAACATCTGAACTATGCCCATAAAAAAGTGATACAAATCAGGGCAGCTTCATAAAAAAATTGAAGCAAATTACAACAGGTCACCAAATAATGCTTTCTATTTAGACTCATCGAACCAGATCAGTAAGCCAACAGTAAAGAGTTTCTTGAtcaaccacaaaacaaaaagcgaGCCACGTCCCCGCAGTTCCTCACCAGCATCAACATTGAGCTCAGGATCCGTGGTGATGTAGCTGCCGGTggagatggtggtggaggagtcAGAATCAAGAGGCCTATGTGCAGactgacacatgcacacataataATTGTTAAAAAGGGACACGCGTACATGAACACAAACTCACTGAGCTCAGTTCAAGTGTAGAAGCCCTCATGCAATGTATTTCTATCAAATACACTTAGGGTCCAGGTAGATGCACATCatcgccccacacacacacacacacacacacacacacgatggaagagtaaaagaaagaaaacaagtgaaagagaaaaaagagtgAGAGCTCAGTTCAAGTGTAGAAACcatcatgaaatgtatttttataaaatacACTTTGGGTCTAGGTAGATTCACATCATCGCTCCACATACAAAAGAGAACGAACGAGTAAGACAGGAAAAGAGAGAGGGTAAAAGAGAAGACgagtaaaagagaaaacaagtaAAAGAGAAAGAGCTCAGTTCAAGTGTAGAAACcatcatgaaatgtattttttatcaaaTACACTTTAGGTTTGGTAAATTCACATCATCGCTCTGTggacagaaacaacaacaacataatcATCATTCACTCCACGTCCCGGGTGCGTGACACTGACAGAAATGTTAGACGGATGCCTGTATTTTAGTCAGAACTGTTCCTTCTCTTGTAACTTTCGGATCAGTCTCCATTTGCCACGAGGTGTACGacttgaaagaagaagaaacctcaAAGGCAGGAAGCGTTACCTCGGCAGAGGGTCTGCTGCTTGTGACCGCGGGACCAGAGTAGTCGGCTCCTCTCCCAGAGTCGGAGGAAAGCGGTGAGATCACCCTCAGGACTGAGTCTGGAATCAGCGTTCcaacagagaggaaatggcTTGTTTTTCTAATCAAATACTGAAACATTTTCCTTCCGTAGTCTTAATCTCTTCACCTGCCCTCTACGTACCAGACCCAGAGGACTCTGGAGACGCCCCCGTCAGCAGCCTCTCTCTCCAGGTTCCTCCTGAGCTCGTCCCAGAGACAGTGGATCGATCAGCCGTCCGCTGCCCACTGCTGGACCAAGAGGGTGCCTGCACGGTCCTCTCAGAGGACGTGGACGATTTCAAATCCTCCTGCCAGTCCCGGCTCAGAGCCTGTGAGGGGACTATCCCACTATCCTCCGGGCCTGTAGGTCGGAAACACAGAGAATCCAATCGAATGACAATCAACTCTCAAAAGCTCGTCACGGGGTGTGGGCGTGTGATGCTGGATCTAAGCTCACCTGCGACTTGGCTAGAGTCGACCGGTGTCTCCACCTCTTGAATAGCACTGAGCTCGTGTTGCTCCATCATCATCTCCCCGGCGCACAGCCTGAAGCGGGTCACTGGGGGCTTCGCTACTCTGGGTGGAGGGTGCAGTCCAGCAGGGAAGACTGACACTGGGGAAGGTCCCGCAGGAACATCACTCCGACAGATGAACTctgaatggaaaaataaaatctcaTTAAAAGAAAGATGTTTAAATGTATTGGAATGTAATAGAACACTGGCAAATTAATTGATAATTAGTACCTATGAAAAGGGACAATGTCGCACTTTTGGGAGGAttcaaattataaaacaaaataaggtGGAAAGAGATTTCCATTCTCACCACTTTCAGATGGCTTTTGCTGAGGGGAGTGTTCTTTCTCCTCTGGGTCCTCTAAGTGAGCTAAAGTTCCTCCATTGGACTCCTCTATAGCTCTCAGCAGGGACGCCAGTAGCTTAAGGCGGGTCTGGCCGATGTCCTCTGGAACCACAACTTCACCGGCGGGCTCTGGAACAAGCTGTGGGTGAAGGGAATGCATCAGGAGACTTATTCTAACAATTCTTAACTGAGCTCAATGAGTTGGAACAGCCACAAATAGGTAACCGATTGGTCTACTCTAATGCAACCAGAACACCAGGGTGATAATTGTTACCTCAATCACTGGTTCTTCAGTATGAATCAGAGCCTGCAGCGTCTCCTTTTGCCTTCTCATCTGCTCCATCTCCGCTTCCTGTCCACGTTGCTGTTGTTCCCgtctctgcctctcctcttcttgccgtctctgctgcagcgcgACAGCCTCCTTCTGCTCCAGTGCCCGTCTCttcacctccagcagctgtCGTCTCTGCCTCTCCATGTTGCTGTCGGCCTCCTCCCCGGAGCACGGGGACCCGGGTGGCAGGGAGCCATGCGACACAGGGCCTCTCACCGTGATGCGCGGGCTGATGGCCCGGACGGGATCAGACGGGATCGGCGTCGGGATGTAGGCCGACCGACACATTGGGAACAAATGGTGAGGCGGTGACTCAGAGGAAGGTCTCACCCTCTCTGGAAGGTGCTCCGTCACTCTCTCCATTATGTTATCAGTCAGCCAGGCGGTGACATCTGGTCTCCGGCTCCTAGGGTCGTTCGAAAGACATCCAACCGCAGACGACGGCGGAAGCAGCCTGGAGCCGGGAAGTCCTGATGGCGGAACCAACATGTCGGACTCTCTCGTGGGAACTTCCGCGGGGCTTAGTGGTCTGGCGTGGAAGAATCCAGGTGCTGCAGGGGCCGTAGGGAGCTGTGGGGGAGCTGGGAGATGAGCAAAGCCGGTGGCCGGTGGCAATGACCCGGCGTTCATGTTGTAACGAATGCGTAGAGCTCGCTGGTATTCCTCCAGGCGGTGGCGGGCCACCTCCACTGATCTCTGGTGAATCCTAGAAATGAAACAACGGTGGTTTTATCACAGCCTCTAGAATCTTTTGCAACTTATACGTTGATCCTCTGAAGAATACATTGGCTTCATtacaggttttaaaaaaaacacacttgttTTGTTCCAGCAGCCGCTGTTGGTACTCTTTGATCCTTCTGGAGTGGTCATCTTTACCTGCAGAAGGCACCAGCTGTAGAGTGCAGAAGCAGCTATTATTCCACACTGACCACAGGTATCCTGAAGGATACTGGCAATCACAAGGAATATTGAGAAGCCTACCTCAGTGGCTATTCCAGGAGTGACAGGAGTAACGTCCTGCTCATGGACAGGTACTTCCGGTGGGTTGACGGGTTCGTCCTGGGTCACAACAGCCTTTAGGTCTTCCCTCTCCTGCTGAGCCTCGAGCAGCATCTGCTCCAATTTGGCTTTCTGCACCTCCAGCTCCTGGAGCAaaaccacctgctgctgcttctctcgGTCAAGTTCCTCTgcctgaaagaaaaagaaaaaaaagtcttaaaacAGCAAATCTAACAGATAGCTGATGGGGTGAAAAGGAATATCTGAGCAAGCAGGGGACAAATTCAGACCAGATAGTGAAACACATTCTTCAGAGAATCACCCTTCTCGACAGGAATTGACAGTCAGCAGAGATCCTGCTCAacttcatttttctttattgaataaaaacattgttaaaACCGGCTCCAAAACCGGGCATCAAACTAAAGACCATACTAATGCATTTTGAGACTGCAGACAACTCAAGAGAAGAATATGTAGGTGTGTTTATGTAGGTCCAGAGCCACTCGGATAACCACCAAATCAGATTTTGGATTCTTTACAAAATGAATACAGACTGACTTCCAACCTGTGTGGTCACCTGATGCTGCCCAAATGTACCATGTTTAAAAGTAAGTTCTGCCCTTCCATCACAGGAATCCACACGTACCCTTCTCTTTCGGCCGTCTTCAAACTCTCGGACTCTGCTTGCAAGTGAATCAGGAAGTGGAGGATCTGCGGCAGTTGACTGCTCCGTTGTTTCCGGCGCTGGTCCAATTAtatacagaaaaaacacaaaattatttttaacTCAAGACAACTAAATTAATAATAAGCGTTTTTCTGCAATGGGATTTatattagaaaacaaaaaacagaagggTATCTCAAATTtgataagaataaataaaacccccaaaacaaaaacaagtgctATTAACCAGTTCTCTAGTAGTAGACGGCATAGAacataatattacatttttctttcccttttaagCGAGCTTCCAACCATAAAGTCAGGATAACTGATCAAGCAAATTGCCAGAATAATTTTCAGaataatgtaaataaattatttcaGAATAATGTAAATAAGCTTATTGGATCATAATTATTGATACATTAATGTTGCAGCTGGTTAAGTTGCGGTTAATTTTAATTACTTTATTCATTAGTTgattatattttgtattattaatcaGATACAGCAAtgtaaaataagataaatataGCGGAGCCAAAACTACAATGTTTCCCACTGAGGTATCGCACAGAAAAAGTATAAAGCAGAAATTAGAAATTGAGTAAATGTACATAATGCATTTCACCACTGTGAACATTGATACATTAAATCAACAATCTTTAGGTTTAAAATGTGAGCGCATTTAGGATAGCAATGATTTATCAATAAACTTTTCTTTCTGGACCCCCGCTCCCTGACGAATCAACAGGCCGCATCAAAATAGGTTGTTATCTATTATTGTAATCAAATCGCACTGTTCTCAGCCCTTGATGCATCCTACTGCAGTTGGTGACAGTGGCCGACTTACCCGGCGCCGCGTCGGCCGGCTCAGGGAGCTCTGTGGGCAGCAGCAGGCTCTTCTCCTCGCTGCTCAGAGAGCCTGTGTTGATGGTCGTGTCCTGCTCTGGGATCTGAATGGCGGTGGCGGTCAGGGACTCGGCTGCGGAGCCGCTACTGCCATTGTCAGTCCACTGGTTCTTCTGGCTCCTGATGCGATCCAGGAGCTTCTTCAAAGCCCGTCTGGGAGCAGGTTTGGTGGACTGCACTGCgaggacagaagaaaaaaaaaaaacctgaggcAAATCTGTCTGTGTAACTGCCTGGTCTGGTTCTTCAATGGATCATTTACATAAATTCATATTATCTATTGCCGAAAACTATGCTATGTATTAATCATTCAAATGggctttttaaacacattttatgacaATCCATAGAAAATGAATCAATACAGATGTTATGAGTATCTGGTGTTTCTAACCCACCTTCATCAGATAATTCCAGCTCTGTGCTGCCGGATTCCCGCTcagcatcatgttgtgttgctgCTCCTCTTTGTGAGGCAATTTCATCCAGTGAGACGTCCAGCTCTTGGTCGTGGCTGCTTGTGGACAAAGCTGGCAAAGGCTCGGGTACCAGCTGCACCACTAcgtcacctttgacccctgggATGAGACACAGTGGAGGTATAACAAGGCTCCATTACAACTGTGGCTTTTTGTGCTTTGCCCCACTGAAGATCGGAGTTCAATCGGCTACGCAAATACGCAAACAAAGCTCAGCGCAATGACGATTTGAGAAACTGTATTGTCCAGAGTGCCCCCCCTCTACTACATAGGAATCACGCTCTGAAGTGCTCTTACTCCTCTCTCCGGTGTACATGTCCTCAAAGGCAAACTCCATCTCCCTTTGGAAGTCCTCCCTCGTCTCCTGTCTCTTTAGGAGAGGCTGGAAGATCTGAGGAGGCATCTGGGAcacctgctgcctcctcctcagaaGGTCTGTCTGCTGCATGTGCTCCAGTTCAACAAACAAGCGCTCACGATCCTGAAGGGAACCAAGAAAAAATAATACAGTAAAAACGAAAGACAAAAGGCCCCCACCTCGTATAGAAGTGTAATTACTCATTCTGATGAGGTTtaaattttttaaataaaagtaaacaatCCCACACTTACTTTTTCTGGCATCAGCAGAAAATATTAACACTATTATCTACTTCTTATGGGGTTTATCCTAGTACCGAATCATTTTTTAGGATGACTTGACAGGGCGCGTGCCAGTATGTTGATCTTCTCTACATGTGTTCTATTGACCTGGAGAAGGTGTGTGACCGGATCTCCCCAAGAGATACCATGGGaagtgctgcgggagtacggggtatACCCAAAACGAGAGCTGTGTTCAGGTTTGCCAGGGATTGCCTCTCTCAGATACACATTTTTGTGTCTATCTGCTCATTCAGATAGCTGGTCAGTTGTACCTGGACAAGATGTTCCCTCTTCAGCGCCTCGTTCCCTCTCAGACGAGCCTTCTCAAGCTGCTCCTCTCGCTTTcgcctttcctccctctccaaGTCCTGCAATCTCCTCACCTCCAGCTCAGCTCCCTCATGGGCATTCGGCTGTAGGCGCAAGCACAGATTAGACAACTGAAAGGAAGCAGGACAAGCACACCCCTGGTTTAAGTGCATGCAATGACGGGAGGGATCACCTGCTTTGTGTCAGCCTCTCTGTCTACTGTGTGCTCAGGCATGTGGTAGTGCGTCGTGGCAAAGGCGCTCACGTCAGACTTCTTCACTA
Coding sequences:
- the cep295 gene encoding centrosomal protein 295 isoform X3 — protein: MKRKVAKLRLSPNEEARLIREEHERRRKLRIQQVREQQRYISLQIRREVEQRRQRELEQLEKQLRDDWEQQQREKLQALQRLYQESLQLVGQGHRSAKENEPDLEAIAQREEENHVKAEERYREALKELKSQRLKEDERQNRCINARKKALQAEKERSAKVASLPLLPPNPIQSIDSKKLCVVKKSDVSAFATTHYHMPEHTVDREADTKQPNAHEGAELEVRRLQDLEREERRKREEQLEKARLRGNEALKREHLVQDRERLFVELEHMQQTDLLRRRQQVSQMPPQIFQPLLKRQETREDFQREMEFAFEDMYTGERRVKGDVVVQLVPEPLPALSTSSHDQELDVSLDEIASQRGAATQHDAERESGSTELELSDEVQSTKPAPRRALKKLLDRIRSQKNQWTDNGSSGSAAESLTATAIQIPEQDTTINTGSLSSEEKSLLLPTELPEPADAAPAPETTEQSTAADPPLPDSLASRVREFEDGRKRRAEELDREKQQQVVLLQELEVQKAKLEQMLLEAQQEREDLKAVVTQDEPVNPPEVPVHEQDVTPVTPGIATELVPSAGKDDHSRRIKEYQQRLLEQNKIHQRSVEVARHRLEEYQRALRIRYNMNAGSLPPATGFAHLPAPPQLPTAPAAPGFFHARPLSPAEVPTRESDMLVPPSGLPGSRLLPPSSAVGCLSNDPRSRRPDVTAWLTDNIMERVTEHLPERVRPSSESPPHHLFPMCRSAYIPTPIPSDPVRAISPRITVRGPVSHGSLPPGSPCSGEEADSNMERQRRQLLEVKRRALEQKEAVALQQRRQEEERQRREQQQRGQEAEMEQMRRQKETLQALIHTEEPVIELVPEPAGEVVVPEDIGQTRLKLLASLLRAIEESNGGTLAHLEDPEEKEHSPQQKPSESEFICRSDVPAGPSPVSVFPAGLHPPPRVAKPPVTRFRLCAGEMMMEQHELSAIQEVETPVDSSQVAGPEDSGIVPSQALSRDWQEDLKSSTSSERTVQAPSWSSSGQRTADRSTVSGTSSGGTWRERLLTGASPESSGSDSVLRVISPLSSDSGRGADYSGPAVTSSRPSAESAHRPLDSDSSTTISTGSYITTDPELNVDADKSPSLRHCAEPGRGGYSLHISSPSAHSSCIIDSSAASRSGLAVDSLFNDSSIQHIIDKYTRELNISLSAAGRTTDSEGSYTEQPASSVSQQTLAGVTERRGEDESSYSRRSLPSDTEEVQKRGLVSDSQPTTDPILEHFSGEDPSIAEYQDQDSFRPLIGQLADQSSCLAAEQRDSAMQLLVGLPSAHSSMICQLPGPSASVSFDQGRWDSTLSRMISRLSHQPSSHWPSGGQDFYADYLTGRVASEQATTGLDGGPEESQMRPLVVEQDESSGQHSESSDERTHVDLGVSTEAGVPSYPVFPPEPSSHGASAPAEHPHPQTAQDQSMSMDLGPERTEDSDSFHPMLAEITHNETADPSMIFHLPEHNVPTSPEGQPASGEHAVSTSSEDFETNADESEASPERLRAEEPSSCVEALQDSFSPLIASQCRPHESVLVLFPDTRTDAEPAALLSSRLTEAAGEKGILEQSEITLVSLTDTTLQDQETIVPEEEEKNEDKHREEVEEKGQQAQETEGSTSTLLRAGTPEDEKNPYPDPVKLLEFQWGPGKDLQEVHQQKRRALLQRSSRRVEEIKVKVNAKESKPAPSKAKTKSETHRPINAKSKGGPAEPHRTTKIQQKRSPLPPPASDSRPNEVKSSTSEQRKRDVSEMHQRTQRLYEQLEEVKHQKAVRNRLQAYEANRLKAKEFHKKTLQKLRAKQTP
- the cep295 gene encoding centrosomal protein 295 isoform X2, which codes for MKRKVAKLRLSPNEEARLIREEHERRRKLRIQQVREQQRYISLQIRREVEQRRQRELEQLEKQLRDDWEQQQREKLQALQRLYQESLQLVGQGHRSAKENEPDLEAIAQREEENHVKAEERYREALKELKSQRLKEDERQNRCINARKKALQAEKERSAKVASLPLLPPNPIQSIDSKKLCVVKKSDVSAFATTHYHMPEHTVDREADTKQPNAHEGAELEVRRLQDLEREERRKREEQLEKARLRGNEALKREHLVQDRERLFVELEHMQQTDLLRRRQQVSQMPPQIFQPLLKRQETREDFQREMEFAFEDMYTGERRVKGDVVVQLVPEPLPALSTSSHDQELDVSLDEIASQRGAATQHDAERESGSTELELSDEVQSTKPAPRRALKKLLDRIRSQKNQWTDNGSSGSAAESLTATAIQIPEQDTTINTGSLSSEEKSLLLPTELPEPADAAPAPETTEQSTAADPPLPDSLASRVREFEDGRKRRAEELDREKQQQVVLLQELEVQKAKLEQMLLEAQQEREDLKAVVTQDEPVNPPEVPVHEQDVTPVTPGIATELVPSAGKDDHSRRIKEYQQRLLEQNKIHQRSVEVARHRLEEYQRALRIRYNMNAGSLPPATGFAHLPAPPQLPTAPAAPGFFHARPLSPAEVPTRESDMLVPPSGLPGSRLLPPSSAVGCLSNDPRSRRPDVTAWLTDNIMERVTEHLPERVRPSSESPPHHLFPMCRSAYIPTPIPSDPVRAISPRITVRGPVSHGSLPPGSPCSGEEADSNMERQRRQLLEVKRRALEQKEAVALQQRRQEEERQRREQQQRGQEAEMEQMRRQKETLQALIHTEEPLVPEPAGEVVVPEDIGQTRLKLLASLLRAIEESNGGTLAHLEDPEEKEHSPQQKPSESEFICRSDVPAGPSPVSVFPAGLHPPPRVAKPPVTRFRLCAGEMMMEQHELSAIQEVETPVDSSQVAGPEDSGIVPSQALSRDWQEDLKSSTSSERTVQAPSWSSSGQRTADRSTVSGTSSGGTWRERLLTGASPESSGSDSVLRVISPLSSDSGRGADYSGPAVTSSRPSAESAHRPLDSDSSTTISTGSYITTDPELNVDADKSPSLRHCAEPGRGGYSLHISSPSAHSSCIIDSSAASRSGLAVDSLFNDSSIQHIIDKYTRELNISLSAAGRTTDSEGSYTEQPASSVSQQTLAGVTERRGEDESSYSRRSLPSDTEEVQKRGLVSDSQPTTDPILEHFSGEDPSIAEYQDQDSFRPLIGQLADQSSCLAAEQRDSAMQLLVGLPSAHSSMICQLPGPSASVSFDQGRWDSTLSRMISRLSHQPSSHWPSGGQDFYADYLTGRVASEQATTGLDGGPEESQMRPLVVEQDESSGQHSESSDERTHVDLGVSTEAGVPSYPVFPPEPSSHGASAPAEHPHPQTAQDQSMSMDLGPERTEDSDSFHPMLAEITHNETADPSMIFHLPEHNVPTSPEGQPASGEHAVSTSSEDFETNADESEASPERLRAEEPSSCVEALQDSFSPLIASQCRPHESVLVLFPDTRTDAEPAALLSSRLTVCDDPPNVDIMEGADADRNHVCPLLDKLLEAAGEKGILEQSEITLVSLTDTTLQDQETIVPEEEEKNEDKHREEVEEKGQQAQETEGSTSTLLRAGTPEDEKNPYPDPVKLLEFQWGPGKDLQEVHQQKRRALLQRSSRRVEEIKVKVNAKESKPAPSKAKTKSETHRPINAKSKGGPAEPHRTTKIQQKRSPLPPPASDSRPNEVKSSTSEQRKRDVSEMHQRTQRLYEQLEEVKHQKAVRNRLQAYEANRLKAKEFHKKTLQKLRAKQTP
- the cep295 gene encoding centrosomal protein 295 isoform X1; translated protein: MKRKVAKLRLSPNEEARLIREEHERRRKLRIQQVREQQRYISLQIRREVEQRRQRELEQLEKQLRDDWEQQQREKLQALQRLYQESLQLVGQGHRSAKENEPDLEAIAQREEENHVKAEERYREALKELKSQRLKEDERQNRCINARKKALQAEKERSAKVASLPLLPPNPIQSIDSKKLCVVKKSDVSAFATTHYHMPEHTVDREADTKQPNAHEGAELEVRRLQDLEREERRKREEQLEKARLRGNEALKREHLVQDRERLFVELEHMQQTDLLRRRQQVSQMPPQIFQPLLKRQETREDFQREMEFAFEDMYTGERRVKGDVVVQLVPEPLPALSTSSHDQELDVSLDEIASQRGAATQHDAERESGSTELELSDEVQSTKPAPRRALKKLLDRIRSQKNQWTDNGSSGSAAESLTATAIQIPEQDTTINTGSLSSEEKSLLLPTELPEPADAAPAPETTEQSTAADPPLPDSLASRVREFEDGRKRRAEELDREKQQQVVLLQELEVQKAKLEQMLLEAQQEREDLKAVVTQDEPVNPPEVPVHEQDVTPVTPGIATELVPSAGKDDHSRRIKEYQQRLLEQNKIHQRSVEVARHRLEEYQRALRIRYNMNAGSLPPATGFAHLPAPPQLPTAPAAPGFFHARPLSPAEVPTRESDMLVPPSGLPGSRLLPPSSAVGCLSNDPRSRRPDVTAWLTDNIMERVTEHLPERVRPSSESPPHHLFPMCRSAYIPTPIPSDPVRAISPRITVRGPVSHGSLPPGSPCSGEEADSNMERQRRQLLEVKRRALEQKEAVALQQRRQEEERQRREQQQRGQEAEMEQMRRQKETLQALIHTEEPVIELVPEPAGEVVVPEDIGQTRLKLLASLLRAIEESNGGTLAHLEDPEEKEHSPQQKPSESEFICRSDVPAGPSPVSVFPAGLHPPPRVAKPPVTRFRLCAGEMMMEQHELSAIQEVETPVDSSQVAGPEDSGIVPSQALSRDWQEDLKSSTSSERTVQAPSWSSSGQRTADRSTVSGTSSGGTWRERLLTGASPESSGSDSVLRVISPLSSDSGRGADYSGPAVTSSRPSAESAHRPLDSDSSTTISTGSYITTDPELNVDADKSPSLRHCAEPGRGGYSLHISSPSAHSSCIIDSSAASRSGLAVDSLFNDSSIQHIIDKYTRELNISLSAAGRTTDSEGSYTEQPASSVSQQTLAGVTERRGEDESSYSRRSLPSDTEEVQKRGLVSDSQPTTDPILEHFSGEDPSIAEYQDQDSFRPLIGQLADQSSCLAAEQRDSAMQLLVGLPSAHSSMICQLPGPSASVSFDQGRWDSTLSRMISRLSHQPSSHWPSGGQDFYADYLTGRVASEQATTGLDGGPEESQMRPLVVEQDESSGQHSESSDERTHVDLGVSTEAGVPSYPVFPPEPSSHGASAPAEHPHPQTAQDQSMSMDLGPERTEDSDSFHPMLAEITHNETADPSMIFHLPEHNVPTSPEGQPASGEHAVSTSSEDFETNADESEASPERLRAEEPSSCVEALQDSFSPLIASQCRPHESVLVLFPDTRTDAEPAALLSSRLTVCDDPPNVDIMEGADADRNHVCPLLDKLLEAAGEKGILEQSEITLVSLTDTTLQDQETIVPEEEEKNEDKHREEVEEKGQQAQETEGSTSTLLRAGTPEDEKNPYPDPVKLLEFQWGPGKDLQEVHQQKRRALLQRSSRRVEEIKVKVNAKESKPAPSKAKTKSETHRPINAKSKGGPAEPHRTTKIQQKRSPLPPPASDSRPNEVKSSTSEQRKRDVSEMHQRTQRLYEQLEEVKHQKAVRNRLQAYEANRLKAKEFHKKTLQKLRAKQTP